The following are from one region of the Juglans regia cultivar Chandler chromosome 10, Walnut 2.0, whole genome shotgun sequence genome:
- the LOC108997144 gene encoding xyloglucan glycosyltransferase 4-like — translation MVPDSVVVTVEKPSNFSLPKVNDSDSSLFPDKEKAVSPKQFTWVLLLKAHRVLTSLSWLAMASRAIFVSVKKRIALSDLSEEEPKSRGRLYRFIKAFLLISILALVLEVVAHFKKWNLQMIQSREVQGLVQSIYMAWLSFRTNYIAPFVIFLSKFCVVLFLIQSLDRLVLCLGCFWIKYKKLKPTIEGEIYDIEDSSSFPMVLVQIPMCNEREVYAQSIAAACELDWPRDRILIQVLDDSDDGNLQLLIKDEVSFWHEKGINIVYRHRLIRTGYKAGNLKSAMACDYVKDYEFVTIFDADFQPNPDFLKLTIPHFKGNPELGLVQARWSFVNKDENLLTRLQNVNLCFHFEVEQQVNGVFLNFFGFNGTAGVWRIKALEESGGWLERTTVEDMDIAVRAHLNGWKFIFLNDVKVLCELPESYEAYKKQQHRWHSGPMQLFRLCLPAILTSKISMWKKANLIFLFFLLRKLILPFYSFTLFCIILPLTMFIPETELPIWVICYVPIFMSLLNILPSPKSFPFLVPYLLFENTMSVTKFNAMISGLFQLGSAYEWVVTKKTGRSSESDLLAFAERESKSLGEEKILRRHSESGLELLSKLKEQEVPAVKKRNKLFRKELALAFLLLTASARSLLSAHGVHFYFLLFQGLSFLVVGLDLIGEQLS, via the exons ATGGTACCAGACTCTGTTGTGGTCACAGTTGAGAAGCCAAGCAACTTCTCTTTACCGAAGGTCAATGATTCGGATTCATCCTTGTTTCCGGATAAGGAGAAGGCTGTAAGTCCCAAACAATTTACATGGGTTCTTCTTCTCAAAGCTCATAGAGTTCTGACAAGTCTTTCATGGCTGGCCATGGCTTCCAGAGCCATCTTTGTTTCAGTCAAGAAACGCATTGCCTTGTCCGATTTAAGTGAGGAAGAACCCAAAAGCAGGGGAAGATTGTACAGATTTATCAAAGCTTTTCTACTTATTTCAATTCTAGCTTTGGTGTTAGAAGTCGTTGCACATTTTAAGAAATGGAATTTGCAAATGATACAGTCTCGGGAGGTTCAGGGTCTTGTGCAGTCGATCTATATGGCGTGGCTGTCTTTTAGAACCAACTATATTGCTCCCTTTGTGATATTCCTTTCTAAATTCTGCGTTGTTCTATTCTTGATTCAGTCTCTCGATCGACTAGTTCTATGTCTCGGGTGTTTCTGGATCAAGTACAAGAAGTTGAAACCCACGATTGAGGGAGAAATTTATGACATTGAGGATTCTTCAAGTTTCCCAATGGTCCTTGTTCAGATCCCCATGTGCAATGAGAGAGAG GTGTATGCGCAATCAATTGCTGCTGCCTGTGAACTAGATTGGCCAAGGGACCGAATTTTAATTCAAGTCCTAGACGATTCAGATGATGGAAATCTACAGCTTCTGATCAAAGATGAAGTCTCCTTTTGGCACGAGAAAGGGATCAACATAGTCTACAGACATAGACTAATCAGAACAGGCTACAAAGCCGGCAATCTAAAATCAGCCATGGCCTGTGACTACGTCAAAGATTATGAATTCGTTACAATATTTGATGCAGATTTCCAGCCCAATCCTGATTTCCTTAAACTGACAATTCCTCACTTCAAG GGAAATCCTGAGCTAGGTCTTGTCCAGGCTCGCTGGTCATTCGTGAATAAGGATGAGAACTTGCTTACAAGGCTCCAAAACGTGAACCTCTGCTTCCATTTTGAGGTGGAACAGCAGGTGAATGgcgtttttcttaatttctttggaTTCAACGGAACGGCAGGTGTTTGGAGAATCAAGGCTTTGGAGGAATCAGGAGGTTGGCTGGAGAGAACCACAGTGGAGGATATGGACATTGCGGTTCGAGCGCACTTGAATGGATGGAAATTCATCTTCCTTAATGATGTCAAAGTGCTTTGTGAATTGCCGGAGTCTTATGAAGCTTATAAGAAGCAGCAGCATCGCTGGCACTCGGGTCCCATGCAGCTCTTCCGCTTGTGCCTTCCTGCCATCTTAACTTCTAAG ATATCGATGTGGAAGAAAGCCAACTTgatatttctcttctttcttctaagGAAACTTATTCTTCCCTTCTACTCATTCACATTATTCTGTATCATACTTCCATTGACCATGTTCATACCTGAGACAGAACTACCTATTTGGGTTATCTGTTATGTCCCCATTTTCATGTCTCTTTTGAACATTCTCCCATCACCCAAATCTTTCCCTTTCTTGGTTCCATACCTACTGTTTGAGAACACAATGTCTGTTACAAAATTCAATGCCATGATCTCTGGGCTGTTTCAGCTGGGAAGCGCATATGAGTGGGTAGTGACCAAGAAGACAGGTAGATCATCTGAATCAGATTTATTGGCATTTGCCGAGAGGGAATCGAAGTCCTTGGGTGAAGAGAAGATCCTTAGGAGGCATTCTGAGTCTGGTTTAGAACTGTTGAGTAAACTTAAGGAGCAGGAAGTCCCTGCTGTGAAGAAGAGAAACAAGCTCTTCAGGAAGGAACTTGCGCTTGCTTTTCTTCTACTCACTGCATCAGCCAGAAGCCTCTTATCGGCACATggagttcatttttatttcttgctgTTCCAAGGGTTGTCTTTCCTAGTCGTGGGCTTGGATTTAATTGGTGAGCAGCTCAGCTGA